ACGCACCCGAATCCGCTGCCGATAGTTTCCATTGTTCATCGGCCAAGCCCATTTGCTGAAGCCGATCCCAACGTTGCTCACGCATCTTGAACCAACCGCCGAGCTCTTTGAACTTGCCTTGATATTTCGCGATGTCTTGGGGCTTGGCATGTAGCGGATAATGGGGAGCCGTGTAGGTGAGGTGAATCATGAACGGGCGATCGTTCAGCGTGAACTTCTTTACACAATCGATCGCGTGATCCGTAAAAGCATCGGTGGTATAGAAATTGGCGGGGAATTCTTTGATCACCTCATTGTTGTGCCCAAATTCGCGAACCTTGCCTCCCTTGTAAGGCGGATCGGCAATCGAAGGGTCGAAAAAGTTGCAGCATCCGTCCAACAATCCATAGAACTCGTCGAATCCACGGTGAAAAGGATGGGTTGTGGCGCCGCTGCCGAGGTGCCATTTACCGCTCAATGAAGTCTGGTAGCCAGCGGCTCTCATCGCTTCGCCGATCGTAACCATGTCATTGCGTAGCAGCCCGCCACGGCCACGGCGTGGATACAGTCCCGTCAAGAGAGACGCCCGCGTGGTCGTGCATTTGGCGTTGTTGTAGAACTGCGTGAATCGCAATCCTTCCATGGCCAGGCGGTCCAGGTTCGGCGTCTTCACTTCGCCACCATAGCACCCGATGTCCGACCAACCCATGTCGTCACACATGATCAGAATGATGTTGGGTCGAGTGTCTGCTGTCGCATGTGAGGCAACGCATGCGAGCAGAACTAGCGAAGTAACAATCGATCGAAACGAGAGCATTTGTGCACCGATAAAGTTAGAGTCCAATGCCGTGGCAGAGTCGGTAGCTTACCAGGATCGGTTCCTCATGCCGCTTTCATGAATGTTGTCCTGCCAGTGGAACGCAGGAAGCGGACTCGAACCTCCGTTTTAGCTGCGATCGTCCCTCAGTGACGCGTTCTTCCGTTAGCTTCGGCCTGCTCGAAAGCCGACACCAGTCGCTTCACAACATCGGGGTGCTGGTCTGCGAGGTTTGACGTTTCGCCACGATCGTTGGATAGGTCGTAAAGTTCGTGACCTTGGTCGCTGTCGCTGCCGTATCGGACGATCAATTTCCACTGACCGGTGCAAACAGCGACCGAGCTATCCTTGCCATCGCCTTGAACGAAGATAGCTTCCCGATCAGCGATGCGGTCTTCCTTTCCTAACAGGACGGGCAACAGGCTGAATGAGTCTTCTGCTGCATCCTTTGGCAAATCACTGCCCACCAGTTCGGCCGTTGTGGCGAACAAGTCGGTCAAATTGATCGTGCAATTCGATGAACTGCCTGCATCAATGCGTCCGGGCCAGCGTGCAATGAACGGAATGCGATGCCCGCCCTCGTACGCATATCCTTTTCCGTCTCGCCACGGGCCGTTCGTGACGTGCCCCAGTTTCTTAGCGTCTTCTTTGGCGGTCTTGAATTTGGTGCGTATATCACCCGAATCGTCGGCGAGGTTTAGTCGCACACCGTTTGTCCCTTTGAAATCCTTGGGCGTGGAGCCGTTGTCGCTAGTGAAAATGACGACGGTGTTTTCAGCGAGATTCAGTTCTTCTAGCGTTTGCAGGATGGTTCCGACATGCGAATCCAATTCTTGAACGTGGTCGCCAAACAGACCCGCAGTACTGCTTCCACGAAAACCTGCTGCCGGCGTGACGTGAGTGTGTGGGGCGCACGGGGTGAAGTACAGAAAGAACGGATCGGCAGCGTTCTTGCGTAGGAACGCAACGGCTTTTTCGGTCAACGTGCTGTCCACTTGGTCTTCGACGCGCGGCTCGGCCAGTCCTTCTGGGAAGTCTTTGCCTTTGACGATGCGATATTTTTGGCCCGGTTTACGGCCCACTAGATCGTGATTCTCGATGAACGCTCGTGACGAATCGTTGTGGTTGGTCGGCACGCCGAAGTGGTAGTCAAAGCCAACTTCTAATGGCCCTGTGATGGGCAGTTTGTTCCAGTCTTTGCTGTAGCCAAGGTGCCACTTGCCGATCGCTGCCGAAGTGTACCCGTGACCTTGTAAGAATGACGCGATTGTTGGTTGGTCGGGACTGAGCCGATAGCCGTTGCCTTTTTTGTGCAGTCGCCAAGGAGATTGTCCCGTCAGCAATCCGTATCGCGAAGGCGAACATAGCGACGCGGCAGAATGGGCATCCGTAAATTTCATTCCTTGGCTAGCGAGTCGATCGATGTTGGGTG
The sequence above is a segment of the Rubripirellula tenax genome. Coding sequences within it:
- a CDS encoding sulfatase family protein, whose amino-acid sequence is MILDVTNQPVILRIAAIFFATVFLQHSAAIAKQPRKPNIVVIFADDLGYGDVSCYGATQISTPNIDRLASQGMKFTDAHSAASLCSPSRYGLLTGQSPWRLHKKGNGYRLSPDQPTIASFLQGHGYTSAAIGKWHLGYSKDWNKLPITGPLEVGFDYHFGVPTNHNDSSRAFIENHDLVGRKPGQKYRIVKGKDFPEGLAEPRVEDQVDSTLTEKAVAFLRKNAADPFFLYFTPCAPHTHVTPAAGFRGSSTAGLFGDHVQELDSHVGTILQTLEELNLAENTVVIFTSDNGSTPKDFKGTNGVRLNLADDSGDIRTKFKTAKEDAKKLGHVTNGPWRDGKGYAYEGGHRIPFIARWPGRIDAGSSSNCTINLTDLFATTAELVGSDLPKDAAEDSFSLLPVLLGKEDRIADREAIFVQGDGKDSSVAVCTGQWKLIVRYGSDSDQGHELYDLSNDRGETSNLADQHPDVVKRLVSAFEQAEANGRTRH
- a CDS encoding arylsulfatase codes for the protein MLSFRSIVTSLVLLACVASHATADTRPNIILIMCDDMGWSDIGCYGGEVKTPNLDRLAMEGLRFTQFYNNAKCTTTRASLLTGLYPRRGRGGLLRNDMVTIGEAMRAAGYQTSLSGKWHLGSGATTHPFHRGFDEFYGLLDGCCNFFDPSIADPPYKGGKVREFGHNNEVIKEFPANFYTTDAFTDHAIDCVKKFTLNDRPFMIHLTYTAPHYPLHAKPQDIAKYQGKFKELGGWFKMREQRWDRLQQMGLADEQWKLSAADSGAYDWESADQDHEDLRMAVYAAMIDSMDQNIGRLREALEQAKVADNTVIFFLSDNGGCAEEPGGRGSDIVPGPKEYYASVGPAWGWAQNAPFKKHKSRTHEGGIGTPCIAWWPGHIKADTITRQPAHIIDFMPTFLELADASYPTQYAGQQILPVEGRSLIPILDGETRQRHDQLAWEWSGSRALREGNWKVVWDSSGKAWELYDLAKDRCETDDLSAAEPERTERMSNAWFDWAKRTGLKVKVDNEKKKRSAGVR